The Papaver somniferum cultivar HN1 chromosome 6, ASM357369v1, whole genome shotgun sequence genome segment tggcgtggttcaagaggcgtaaggaacgcaactgtaccttgatcaatgtgagattgattagggctcaactacattccagaccgaggttagattggtagtaggctagtgtctgtagcggcttaatacagtgtggtgttcaaatatggactaggtcccggggttttctgcatttgcggtttcctcgttaacaaaacttctagtgtctgtgttatttattttccgcattatattttgttatatgattgaaaaatcacaggttgtgcgttgaatcgatcaatttttaaatccaacctttggttgttgattgaaattgattgatccttgaacactggtctttggtaccattcaagttatttctcttatactcaatcaggctcgcaaactcttatttgtttgattgcggattgaattgggaattgagatataactctttgatatacttttcattgagattgagtctgactgtctggttgattctcttgaaagtatattggatttagtccatacagattgctaagcgaaatatttggtgaggttattagacccccgctttttcacaaccaCCAAACATCTTCATATTCAGTtcttcaagtaagtaattttTATCATGATTTCTAaaattgggattttttttttgtttgtgtttGTCAAGATTGGTTTTAGTTTGGAGATTAACGACTGCAATTGAACAACCAAAATCTAAGGAATAATTAATTAAGaggtttttcaatgttagtagtAATCGAAATGATGAATGACTATGGATTGAAGATTATTTAGACTCGCGGTCGTATTAGGATTGGTGGGTTGTTGTTAAACTAAAATTTGCAGGTGAAAAAAGCAATGAAAGGTGATGAATACAACATCCTCTAGATCATCTTTTTCTTTCACATCGAACGTTTGTGAAAACTCCACAACTAGTTATCATTTAGCTCAATATTTACTCATAATTTAACTCGGCAATGAATCATTGCTAACTCGTCGGTCCTAATCAAATATTTAGGGGCTTACTTGTATTTTATCAAGGATGAACTAACGCCACGTACACACTAACAACCGTTAGCCATTTTTTCAATAAAACGGGACAAAAGATGTCAAAGTTTGggaattaaataaaaattgaaaaaaaaacatgagCATTTTATTAATTGTGTTTCCCCACATGCTTATTTTACTAAAAACCCCGTTTTGCAATATTTTATTATGATTTGGCATCGATCTTTTTTAGTTTCGTTCCTAGAttctgttagagcaatgctcggttgaacctacaagtttttgtatctcaagattgttgtcaatgttagatgatcaaaactatttcttgattttcagtctactaagtcaagtttcgggttaagttagaatttggtagttgagtatcagacatcaccctccaAGACTGAAGATCGACTGAGATATTTGAAGAACTTTTGTataaggtatatgaagactgaaccattctattttactcattatattaccattctatctatttcgtatgacttctagtagatttaccaagaacaaatttcgagtcaagcttgtcttgttaaaaatctcaaaatatgattttaacatagatgttcaaaggtccttaacaatttAGTATAAGACAATTTATTATTTGATAATTAATTTGATGATCAACTGAAAATCGCCCATATAAGTGATTTTattatttgagaatgtttcaaacctCAAAGAGAGTAACTCatgaacttctgatatttctgTTCAGGGTAGGTTGGTAAATTAACCcgtttgcaaaccatagatatatgaATTTCataaatacaggaaggttggcgaacatGTTCGCAAGCctcaagttcagttgggaacaatttacgagcccgattggaaaaccgtggtgaactgatttTTTAAGGTTGGAAGAAAAGGCTtaaggttggcgaacccggttggCAAACTGTGTCCATCTGAGTTCATAAACCACAGAGCGGTTGGCGAACTCAGTTCGTAAATTGTGTCCATTTGAAGTTCTCGATCCGAGTAAGATTGGAGAACTCGGTTATATCGTATCAACCTGAATCGTGAACTAGCCTTAAGGTTTGCAAACCGTTTCACTAACTGTCCCAGTaaatttagcagatgctcaaagacttttttaaaaaaaaaatgcttaGCATTACTTTGGatttcttaaacacttctaagacttcattgatcacttaaacacttatgtgtgtgaatAATGAATAATTTCTTAGGTATTTTATGAACGTAAAATTGTTTATTGTTCTCATGGCATACTTGCCAAGCCGAATAGTCGTTATACACCGTTCAGTAACCGGACCATAGTGTTTATTCTTTTACTGTATATTCAAGacctaaagtgtttgcttgaatcccaatttatcttaacttgaattctaagcaacccccaGTCTtggaaactataaatagagatgccatttcaactgggaaaatcaatccctgacactttgtgtcctagttgatctagagtcgtcctctatcaacctaggtttcctctgagaaacataattaggttttacgactaaaagacttcactttggggattcgtgaagctaggtctgactatctttatccttgatagttcatgtatcatgatcttgcttttttgttatcgaggttttcgcagtctctttcaggcaagataaataCAAAccacaaagttcttttcgtcttagactttgtgattcctcaagataaatatctgaaaactgatcttgagtgatcttttgaagatagttcttgagaggtggttaagattCTATGGTGCTCTTCGAGAGTCGTGAGTTCtgtatttgtgaggtttgctagcttgtctAGTGCAAATAGATTTCCACACCTTAATCTATCGAtttaaacggaaatcaaataggcttatttagGCAGAttggcatcaaaagtcttaactgaggttgaagcaattcttaggctataaatgacgtcagctaagggaatcaagtgcgtagaaccttgcaTATATCAGCATAGTAATTGATCTTGGCAATCCAAACTCATTTACAATTGCAGAGTAACTTTTGACTTTTTCTATCCAAACCATTTTTATCctctcatattattattattattatacttATTTTAAGATCGACAAAGAAAATATTTAACTGATCAAAAAACGAAAGAAGCTTTATACCAACATAAgccaaataaaataaggaaaaaaaaacaaaaatcaggtAACATACCATCAACTAATTATGGAGGTTCAATATACATTATGCCATTTTTTCATGATTTCACTAGAGTTCGTAGACTCGGTATCTAACGTGAGACCAACTAAACAACATATAGATTGCTTGATCAACCATGACCGTCGAATTTGAAACATTTCCAAAACAACTTTGCCATCCATTTCTTTCCAAATGCTGTTGATCCAAAAACTGGTCAAGAATCATACCAAAAAATCAATGCATCTGAACTTTTCGATTCCAACATCAAATGCCAATAAATGCTGATACTATACGATGTTATCGGCGATGCTGACTGATACTAAGAATTTATGTCTAACTAATTAAGGTATTATCATCCTCCACCACATAGATTTGCATATATTAGATGTTCATATATACTATGAAGTATAATAAAACTAAATAAAGATGATTGAACCATTGGATCCGAAAGATATTGTAATTTAAATGAATTATGCATATGTAGATATATGACTAAGCATATTTCAGTGTCCTCATTTATCATAAAATAATGTGAAAGATATTATAATTCTAGTGAACTTCTTCAAAATTTGAATAACAAGCAGATGGTTGACTTTGCTCTTTCAAGGTTATATCGCATTTGTAGAGGATATGTGTAGGAACTACATGAATCTTCAAAGGATTCTTCTCGTCTATCACGACACTCATGCATTGGACATTGAGATTGTTGATAAAATTCAATTGATTCTTCATTCTAAAAAAAGAATTGATCACTAAATGACATTTAATGGATTTGCCGTCTTGAACTATCAAATCTTGATTCATCGAGTGGAAACTGAAACTATGCATCATCTTGACTATCAAAGTTAGCTACTAAATCTAACATGTTGCGTTGTAAAATATACATATCTTGATGTTTAGCACCATGATTTTGATATCGAGTACCAATAGGATTATCAAGGATGTCATCACCAAAACTAACAATAATAATTAAATTTTTTCTTCAGATTGGTATGAAAATTTGTTCATGCCTAAATGATTGTGTCTTTTGTATTCTAGATCCGTCAGTATTAGGAGATATTCGTCGATGCGACACATATACAGTCTGTATAGGCATATACTGATACCAAAAATACAAATAAACTGAGGATCTTAGGTATATATCAAAGAGGGAGGATCCCCTTACACTTTTattctcacactatctcacacattGGAtgtcatttttgtgaataaaaacaaaacatttacaagtttgaagctaatattttggggatatgttcctcttacaaagCTCTATGTTCTCACAAAAGATTAACGTATTCAACATCACCATTGAAAGTCAACCGATTTTTAACCActgaaattaagatcggtagatgaTGGTGTTATACATTTCAGAATGCGCCCATTTTCGGTAGGTATGTCGATCTTTGCAAGAGGAACATATCCCAAAAattttagattcaaattcataaccatttgatttttattcacaaaaataataTCTAATATATGAGATAGTGTCAGAATAAAAGTGTGAAGTGATCATTCCCCTGTACCCATGCCTGTCAATGGATATCCGTTATCCGCTAGCCGAATCTGAATATCCGGAATCCGTTAGGTTAACATCCGACATACCGGTAATCGGATATCCGTATCTGATAACATAACgaatatttttatctttttaacgTAACGCTACCGGTTAAGGCTATTTTCGTTAGCCTTATTTCTGATATCCGATAACGTGTGTTTAGCACGTGTAAATTCATATACCTAGGTAAATATCCTTCGAATGAATCACTCATTCTTCAGTTTAGTCGACAcaaaagagggaaaaaaaagagaagaaaagctcACCTCCTCGTCTCTTTCCTTCCAATtcctgcaaaatcatcttcttctCTATACAAATCATGTGTGATTACGGATTAGAAAACTAAGGTTTTCTTTTACTATTTCTTTTGAATTTAATTTAAATCTTAAAAACtcgattttcaatttagggtttctgaaatttaGGCATCTCAGTTACAAatttgtgaaattaatcatgtcccaaagcgaaagagCATCAAACCATGTTGGTTCCTCAAACAATCTCTCACTTTCAGTTGCATCACAATTACCTGCTGCATCAAACCAAGTTCAAGGTTCAGGAATTAATTCAACACCTGCTGTTGTTACTCCTGCGATTCATCCCATAAAACAAGCAGaaatagaagtagatgaagatccaattatagctgaagaaaagaaaaaactacgtTCAGTAAGGTCTGATGCATGGATTGAttttgaaaggtcagttgaaaaGAAGATGGTAAAAGGGAAGGAGGTTGGGATACTTATGGCTTAATACAAACATTGTAAGAAGAGAATACATGCACCCAGTAACCAAGGAACCGGCCGCTTGCATCACCatgctaatacctgcaaagaaaAGCCTGAGAATAAGAAAGGACAAAGAAAGATTACTACAATCAAAACAGGTAATGCACAAACTAAGTTAGCTAACTGGAAATATGATGTTGATTCTACTAGGATACTTGTTGCCAAGATGATTGCTAAGCAcggttatccaatcactatagttgagcatccatattttagagagtttgttaagtctctgaatcctgttGATATactttacactaggaatacagttagggatGATATCATGAAAATAACAGCTGAGTTcaaactgcaattacaagaacaatttgaCATAATTACATCTAAATGTAGGTTAACAACAGATATGTGGACATGTAAGCATACAaaagatggttattgttgtgtgacaATGCATTACATATATGATGAGtggaaactgattaagaaaacactagcataCATTTTAGTGTCATCACTACATACTGGAGAAGTTCTAGCGTCTGTAGTGAAATCAGTAGCTCTAGATTGGAACATAGATAATAAACTTTTTGCTGTAGTTGCTGATaatgctagctccaacaatgttatgatggCAAATCTGAAGTCATGGCTTGATAGCAAAGATTGTCTAGTTCTTAATGGGGATTTGTTCCGAATGAGGTGTAGCGATCATGTATTGGACTTCATTGTGTTGTGTGGAATGAAAGTAGTTGCTCCATTTATAGAGGCAATTAGAGAGTGTGTGAAATATGTCAAgtcaagtcaggctagaaaagagagatttaaatGTACTATTGCCCAAGTTAAGCTTCCTGCTTCAAGGTGTATtggtttagatgtggataccaggtggaactccacctttaagatgctTAAAGATGCAATTTTTTTGAGACAATCTTTTGTTAGGATAGCTCATTTGGataatgacttcaagatactaccaactTCTCAGTAGTGGCAACAAGGAGTACAtatatgtgaatgtttggaattatttgatgtgatttcaaccaaatttgttgggattaagtatcccacaacAAATTTGTATTACAATGGTGTGCAAGAAGTTAATAAATGCATTAAGGCCTTGGAATTAagtgagcatgagtatatcagagaCATGTGCAAGAATATGAGGTCAAAATTTGATAGCTATCGGAAAaaaagtaacactttgatgggcaTTGGAGTTGTTTCAGATCCTAGGTATAAGGCTAGATGGGTGGAGTTTGTTTTGAAGAGAGTACATCGTTTGCAAAACTATCAAAGTCACTACAAAAAAATTCAGCTTTCACTCAATGATCTTTGTTGTGCTTATGAAACCaacactacaactccaaattaTTTTGATAGTGAAATGAATTCAGCTGGAATTGAGATCTCTGCAACTACAACAACATCAAatgaatttggttatgatgattttatGATGGAAAACAATGTGTTTGAGGTTTAGAAGTCAGAGTTGGAGACATACTTAGTAGAACaagttcttcctaaaggcacatccactgaagaaatgaggtttgatatcttaagttggtggaacaatcatgctcctaagtacccaactctctcaaggattgcaagagatgtattggttgttccagtgacaagtgtagcatcagaatcAGTGTTTAGTGTAGGGTTCTCACATCTCAtaggagttcattagctccagaacTTGTTCAAGCattgctttgtttgggtgattggtTGTCAGATCTCAGTCTCAGTGATAATGATAGTTGTATTACTGGTAACTTTCCAGCTTAATCTTTCATTTGCTTTTATATTTATTGCACTGATATTGGCACATTTCCAGCTTAACTAAAacttttgagttttgattttcttttgaaaatgCAGAAGTTCAGGACTAAGGAGTAAGAAGTAAGGATTCAGGGAGGACTAaagaggaatgcatttgcagttggCAGTTGCACTACAGGCTGCCTGCAACACATGGAGATGAAGTTTCTTTGTCTTGTCTTTTTCAAGAACATGgttttttcttttgctagaacATATGAACATGTAATTTGGTCCATTTGGAACATCTGTATCTTTTCGTTTTGTGTGGCATGGATTTAAAACTGATTTTCTTGGATTTAGAACTTGTTTTGTGTGGCAGGATTTATAACTTGTTCCGTGCTCTGTATGTTCTGTTACATAACGGATTTTATCGGAAaaatatctgatatccgataaGTCCAATGTAACGGAATCATAATTGAATTTTTGATTTCCGTCGGAACTTAatggatatccgatatccattaATTTTAACGGTAACGACAGCGGCTGAGCCAATATCCGTTACGTTAAGTGTCGTTGACAGCCCTACCTGTTAGGGGTTGGACATGGGCAACGTATTTCAGAATTTTGGGCAAGCTTGGGTATAAATTTTATAAACCCGAGCTAAATTTGGGAAAGCATGGATACAAGTATTTCTAAACCAAGTAACTCGCCCAAACCGAAGAACTATGACATAATCATATAAAACTATTTTTTATAATTGGTACTATTATTTATTTAGAGTAACTTTAGTatttatcttcaaatctaataATGAAAATAACGCGCGCGTTATAACACCACAGATGTCCATATCCATCTAAAATAGacccaacaaaaaaaacaaaacaaataaacccCATTTTACCTAAACTGTCTAAATAACCCTTCCGTTTATTTTCGCAAACCATCCGTTTTCTTTCCTATTCGAGTAAACCGACACTTCTCTTTCCTTAGAAACCTTCTTTTC includes the following:
- the LOC113291439 gene encoding zinc finger BED domain-containing protein RICESLEEPER 2-like, translating into MHYIYDEWKLIKKTLAYILVSSLHTGEVLASVVKSVALDWNIDNKLFAVVADNASSNNVMMANLKSWLDSKDCLVLNGDLFRMRCSDHVLDFIVLCGMKVVAPFIEAIRECVKYVKSSQARKERFKCTIAQVKLPASRCIGLDVDTRWNSTFKMLKDAIFLRQSFVRIAHLDNDFKILPTSQ